A genomic stretch from Polyodon spathula isolate WHYD16114869_AA unplaced genomic scaffold, ASM1765450v1 scaffolds_821, whole genome shotgun sequence includes:
- the LOC121308997 gene encoding low-density lipoprotein receptor-related protein 1-like, with product MELCIHMSKLCNGVPDCTDGWDEGPHCRALAPNCTHFGCEYNCSLTVNGPECYCRNAHQLAEDGKACKDFNECTVYGTCSQTCVNTEGSYTCSCVEGYLLQPDNKSCKAKNEPVDRLPVLLIANSQNILATSLSGAPVPNLTPTSTKQTTAMDFNYAEETVCWIHVGDSASSTVLKCSRIPNLKAFAEERLINISLSLHRESMDTQPTHPFIIPCRGCIMIYAGIDVLYRTIAGERSWNLSGVSPSTEGGRSFLHRVMEIWDILPSFMADAESLGS from the exons ATGGAGCTGTGCATCCACATGAGCAAGCTGTGCAACGGAGTGCCGGACTGCACAGATGGCTGGGACGAGGGCCCCCACTGTCGGG CTCTCGCCCCGAACTGCACACACTTTGGCTGTGAATACAACTGCTCCCTGACGGTGAACGGGCCGGAGTGTTACTGCAGAAATGCGCACCAGCTGGCAGAGGATGGCAAGGCCTGTAAAG ATTTCAACGAGTGCACAGTTTATGGAACCTGCAGCCAGACCTGTGTGAACACTGAGGGGTCGTACACCTGTAGCTGTGTGGAGGGCTATCTGCTGCAGCCAGATAACAAATCGTGCAAAGCCAAAAACG AGCCTGTGGACAGGCTTCCCGTGCTGCTCATTGCAAACTCCCAGAACATCCTGGCTACCTCTCTGAGCGGCGCGCCAGTGCCCAACCTCACCCCCACCAGCACCAAGCAGACCACGGCCATGGACTTCAACTACGCTGAGGAGACGGTGTGCTGGATCCACGTTGGGGACAGCGCCTCCAGCACCGTCCTCAAGTGCTCCAGGATCCCCAACCTGAAGGCCTTCGCAGAGGAGCGGCTCATCAACATCTCTCTCAGCCTGCACCGTGAGTCCATGGACACACAACCCACTCACCCTTTCATAATCCCCTGCAGGGGGTGCATAATGATTTACGCTGGCATAGACGTTCTTTACAGAACCATAGCTGGGGAACGCAGTTGGAATTTAAGTGGAGTCAGTCCTAGCACAGAGGGTGGGAGAAGCTTCTTACACAGAGTGATGGAGATATGGGATATCTTACCTAGCTTTATggctgatgctgaatcattgggttCCTAG